One Salmo salar chromosome ssa01, Ssal_v3.1, whole genome shotgun sequence DNA window includes the following coding sequences:
- the LOC106605272 gene encoding uncharacterized protein encodes MEIIIFAVSSKPCLFDTTADSYRDINTKNAVWRQVSTIVGLPEEDCRRKWRVLRDRYQRERRAEKEERSGSAASGQQPWHFCHILSFLDPFIVPMATSGNCTARPSTTSSTSVVATGASRPSTSSTSATIASTGAARPSTTSTSSTSMTTTGAAMEDDEMEEAPLDLGPAEIIMNLMEVTTEDLVEQDVAVETNKERNRERNEEEQRHTRRHRRFQPPDPLNSFQQRLLQAVERDAAQPDAHRKEDE; translated from the exons ATGGAGATAATCATTTTCGCAGTATCCTCAAAACCGTGTCTTTTTGACACAACTGCTGACAGCTACAGGGACATAAACACAAAAAATGCTGTTTGGAGACAAGTGTCCACGATAGTAGGATTGCCAG AAGAAGACTGTAGGAGGAAGTGGAGAGTACTCagggacaggtatcagagagagagaagggcagagaaagaggagaggtctGGGTCAGCAGCTTCAGGCCAGCAGCCTTGGCACTTCTGCCACATTCTTTCTTTTCTGGATCCATTTATTGTGCCTATGGCAACGAGTGGCAATTGTACAGCCAGACCCTCTACTACGTCATCCACAAGTGTTGTCGCCACCGGTGCATCAAGACCCTCAACGTCATCTACAAGTGCGACCATCGCCTCCACCGGTGCAGCAAGACCCTCTACAAcgtctacatcatccacaagtatgaCCACCACCGGTGCAGCCATGGAAGATGATGAAATGGAGGAAGCACCTCTGGATCTCGGACCAGCTGAGATTATTATGAACCTCATGGAAGTGACCACTGAGGACCTCGTTGAACAGGATGTGGCCGTGGAGACAAacaaggagagaaacagagagagaaacgaagAGGAACAACGTCACACCAGGCGTCATCGGAGGTTCCAGCCCCCAGATCCACTCAACTCATTTCAGCAGAGGCTCCTCCAAGCCGTCGAGAGGGATGCAGCCCAACCTGATGCTCACAGGAAGGAGGATGAATAG